A section of the Polynucleobacter sp. AP-Sving-400A-A2 genome encodes:
- the dnaA gene encoding chromosomal replication initiator protein DnaA, with the protein MSNLQNPITLNSLSPLGFWDGALGALARELSPQQFKTWIQPLSLVSFDESEQSLVVGAPNRFKLDWIKKTFSDRLQELADQYFGHPINLSFVLSVEGLGAQTVPPNTSRELPVQPEPKVIADNNSTEEQAFEIEDHSKLNPNLTFDTFVTGKANQLARAASIQVAHNPGTSYNPMFLYGGVGLGKTHLIHAIGNHLLKEKPGARIRYIHAEQYVSDVVRAYQQKAFDRFKRYYHSLDLLLIDDIQFFSGKSRTQEEFFYAFEALLGNKAQVIITSDTYPKEMAGIDDRLISRFDSGLTVAIEPPELEMRVAILMKKALSEGIPMSEDVAFFVAKHLRSNVRELEGALRKILAFVRFHGKEVTIEVARVALKDLLSIQNRQISVDNIQKAVADFYSIKVADMYSKKRPANIARPRQIAMFMAKELTQKSLPEIGELFGGRDHTTVLHAVRKIGEERSHDGQLNHEIHVIEQTLKS; encoded by the coding sequence ATGAGCAACCTACAGAACCCTATTACTTTGAATTCACTCAGCCCACTGGGGTTTTGGGACGGCGCGCTTGGCGCGCTTGCTCGCGAGCTTTCCCCCCAACAATTTAAAACCTGGATCCAACCCCTGAGCTTGGTTTCTTTCGATGAAAGTGAGCAATCACTCGTCGTGGGAGCGCCGAATAGATTTAAACTAGACTGGATTAAGAAAACCTTTTCTGATCGCCTTCAAGAGTTGGCAGACCAATATTTTGGTCATCCAATCAACCTCAGTTTTGTGCTCAGTGTTGAGGGGTTGGGCGCCCAAACAGTGCCGCCCAACACAAGCCGGGAACTGCCAGTGCAGCCAGAGCCTAAAGTGATCGCGGACAACAACTCCACTGAGGAGCAGGCTTTTGAGATTGAAGATCACTCTAAACTGAACCCCAACCTTACCTTTGATACGTTTGTTACTGGTAAGGCAAATCAATTGGCTAGGGCTGCATCGATCCAGGTTGCCCACAACCCGGGAACCTCCTATAACCCCATGTTTTTATATGGTGGGGTGGGTTTGGGTAAAACCCACCTAATTCATGCAATTGGGAACCACCTTCTAAAAGAAAAGCCTGGCGCCCGGATTCGATATATTCACGCCGAGCAGTATGTCTCTGATGTGGTTAGAGCTTATCAACAAAAGGCTTTTGATCGCTTCAAGCGCTACTACCACTCCCTAGACTTGCTACTGATTGATGACATTCAATTTTTTAGCGGCAAATCTAGGACTCAAGAAGAGTTTTTTTACGCCTTTGAGGCGCTTTTGGGCAACAAAGCTCAGGTCATCATCACAAGCGACACCTACCCAAAGGAGATGGCTGGGATTGATGACCGCCTTATTTCCCGATTTGATTCCGGCTTAACAGTGGCCATTGAACCGCCAGAGCTAGAAATGCGGGTTGCCATCTTAATGAAAAAGGCCCTGAGCGAAGGCATCCCAATGAGTGAAGATGTTGCTTTTTTTGTTGCCAAACACCTTAGATCTAATGTGAGGGAGCTGGAAGGGGCGCTAAGGAAGATATTGGCATTTGTTCGTTTCCACGGCAAAGAGGTCACGATTGAGGTGGCTCGCGTGGCCTTAAAAGATCTTTTGTCAATACAAAATCGGCAAATTTCAGTCGACAATATACAAAAAGCAGTGGCCGACTTTTACAGCATCAAAGTTGCCGACATGTATTCAAAAAAGCGTCCAGCAAACATAGCTCGCCCAAGGCAAATCGCTATGTTTATGGCAAAAGAGTTGACCCAAAAAAGTCTCCCGGAAATTGGTGAGTTATTTGGGGGGCGGGACCATACAACCGTTTTACACGCCGTTCGGAAGATTGGCGAAGAGCGCTCACACGACGGACAACTTAACCATGAAATCCACGTTATTGAGCAAACCCTAAAGTCTTAG
- the dnaN gene encoding DNA polymerase III subunit beta, producing the protein MQLVNTSRDSLLKPLQVVSGIVERRHTLPILANLLFKKQGDKVSFISTDIEIQITTNASFGVGAEDVTTTVAARKLLDILRALPEGPVALNLKDNKMVVQSGKSRFSLQTLSASEFPVMQSVGEVTASWRMTQKSFRQLVSQVHFAMAQQDIRYYLNGMLLVIDGKQVIAVATDGHRLAYSQVELSEAPVGSGQRQEIIIPRKTILECQHLLEDSDEMLEMSLTSNQVKFIFGDIELISKLVEGKFPDFQRVIPKGHKNSLVVGRDVLQSALQRAAILTTDKFKGVRFSLSPNRITVQSTNAEQEEAQEEIETEYSGDEVEIGFNVSYLLDVLSNLKNEKIQISLGDANSSAVITLPGSEDFKYVVMPMRI; encoded by the coding sequence ATGCAACTCGTAAACACTTCAAGGGATAGTTTATTAAAACCACTTCAGGTTGTTAGTGGCATTGTTGAACGTCGACACACTTTGCCGATCTTGGCAAACTTGTTATTTAAAAAACAGGGTGACAAGGTGTCGTTCATCTCAACTGACATAGAGATTCAAATTACAACTAACGCCAGTTTTGGTGTTGGTGCAGAAGACGTGACAACAACGGTAGCCGCAAGAAAACTACTTGATATTTTGCGAGCACTTCCAGAAGGGCCTGTAGCCTTAAACCTTAAAGACAATAAAATGGTTGTACAGAGTGGTAAAAGCCGCTTTTCTTTACAAACCCTCTCTGCATCCGAGTTTCCTGTTATGCAGAGCGTTGGTGAGGTAACGGCGAGTTGGAGGATGACTCAAAAGAGCTTTCGCCAGCTGGTTAGTCAGGTTCATTTCGCCATGGCTCAACAAGATATTCGTTATTACCTTAATGGGATGTTGTTGGTTATTGATGGCAAACAAGTAATTGCTGTGGCTACTGATGGTCATCGTTTGGCGTACTCTCAAGTTGAGCTGTCAGAGGCTCCAGTAGGTTCTGGGCAAAGACAAGAAATCATCATTCCTCGTAAAACTATTCTTGAGTGTCAGCACCTGCTAGAAGATTCGGATGAGATGCTGGAAATGAGCCTTACATCCAATCAAGTGAAATTTATTTTCGGCGATATCGAGTTAATTTCAAAACTAGTCGAAGGAAAATTTCCTGACTTTCAAAGAGTAATACCCAAGGGCCACAAAAACTCACTGGTTGTTGGGCGAGATGTTTTGCAATCCGCACTACAGCGCGCCGCAATTTTAACAACTGATAAATTTAAAGGCGTACGTTTTTCTTTATCACCAAACCGAATCACGGTTCAATCAACCAACGCTGAGCAAGAAGAGGCGCAAGAAGAGATTGAAACTGAATACAGTGGTGATGAGGTTGAAATTGGCTTTAATGTAAGTTATTTGTTAGATGTTTTGTCAAACTTGAAGAATGAAAAAATTCAAATTAGTTTAGGTGATGCCAATAGTAGTGCGGTTATTACTTTGCCTGGTTCTGAGGACTTTAAGTATGTTGTGATGCCGATGCGTATTTAA
- the gyrB gene encoding DNA topoisomerase (ATP-hydrolyzing) subunit B produces the protein MTEEKKVVEQYGASSIQILEGLEAVRKRPGMYIGDTSDGTGLHHLVFEVLDNSIDEALAGYCSEITVVIQTDNSISIVDNGRGVPTGIKYDDKHKPKRSAAEIVMTELHAGGKFDQNSYKVSGGLHGVGVSCVNALSKWLKLTIRRDGKAHYMEFARGVIQNRNIQEENGVATSPITVIGDTTLSGTEVHFLADETIFGNVEFHYEILVKRIRELSFLNNGVHIKLIDQRSGQEEDFAFSGGVKGFVEYINQTKNVLHPNIFYAEGIRPSDLGGNITAEVSMQWNDSFSEQVLCFTNNIPQRDGGTHLTGLRAAMTRVINKYIDEHEVAKKAKVEISGDDMREGLACVLSVKVPEPKFSSQTKDKLVSSEVRGPVEEIVAEALSAYLQERPADAKILCGKIVDAARAREAARKARDMTRRKGVLDGLGLPGKLADCQEKDPTKSELFIVEGDSAGGSAKQGRDRRFQAILPLKGKILNVEKARFDKMLASQEVVTLITVLGTGIGAEEYKADKLRYHRIIIMTDADVDGSHIRTLLLTFFYRQMPELIERGHIYIAQPPLYKVKFGKNEQYIKDDAELNQLLLKIALESASLQTPTGEIIEGAALDELAKHYQVIQSIVDRLSRTIDEDALRAIASGTQLNLDTEKSAQESAERLRVALAESLNPLALPPEITVQKEERTDRYKLLLSRRIHGNLKLSAINSDFVHGDDYQSLANAAAVLSGKVLPGSKVRRGDPDKNQKEQSTQNFRTAFAWLLSEAERVLSRQRYKGLGEMNPSQLWETTMDAGSRTLLQVKIEDAITADQVFTTLMGDEVEPRRAFIEKNALIARNLDV, from the coding sequence ATGACTGAAGAAAAAAAAGTAGTAGAGCAGTATGGTGCATCATCAATTCAAATCTTAGAAGGTCTTGAGGCTGTTCGCAAACGTCCAGGAATGTACATTGGAGACACCTCTGATGGCACAGGCTTACACCACTTAGTTTTTGAGGTTTTAGATAACTCGATTGATGAAGCGCTTGCGGGCTATTGTTCTGAAATTACCGTTGTCATTCAAACTGACAATTCCATTTCTATAGTCGATAACGGCCGTGGTGTTCCAACAGGCATTAAATACGACGACAAGCACAAGCCAAAAAGAAGTGCTGCAGAAATTGTGATGACGGAGTTGCATGCCGGTGGTAAGTTTGATCAAAATAGTTATAAGGTTTCCGGTGGTTTACATGGCGTAGGTGTTAGTTGCGTAAACGCACTCTCTAAATGGCTAAAGCTGACCATTCGTCGCGATGGCAAAGCGCATTACATGGAGTTCGCGCGTGGCGTTATTCAAAATCGCAACATTCAAGAAGAAAATGGGGTTGCTACATCGCCAATCACTGTTATTGGTGACACAACCCTGTCTGGCACAGAGGTTCACTTTTTAGCCGACGAAACTATTTTTGGAAACGTCGAGTTTCATTATGAAATACTGGTTAAGCGTATCCGCGAACTTTCGTTTTTAAATAATGGCGTTCACATCAAACTAATTGATCAACGCTCTGGTCAAGAAGAAGATTTTGCGTTTTCTGGTGGTGTAAAGGGCTTTGTTGAATACATCAACCAAACAAAAAACGTTTTGCACCCTAATATTTTTTACGCCGAAGGTATCCGCCCATCAGATTTGGGTGGCAACATCACGGCTGAAGTATCAATGCAATGGAACGATAGTTTTAGTGAGCAAGTTTTGTGTTTTACCAATAACATCCCTCAACGTGACGGCGGTACCCACTTAACAGGATTGCGTGCAGCCATGACACGCGTGATCAACAAATACATTGATGAGCACGAGGTTGCAAAAAAAGCGAAGGTAGAAATTTCTGGCGACGATATGCGTGAAGGCCTTGCTTGCGTATTGTCTGTCAAAGTCCCAGAGCCAAAGTTCTCAAGCCAAACAAAAGACAAGTTGGTGTCTAGTGAGGTTCGTGGCCCAGTAGAGGAGATTGTTGCTGAGGCTCTGAGCGCGTATTTACAAGAGCGCCCAGCTGACGCTAAGATTTTGTGCGGAAAAATTGTAGATGCTGCGCGCGCTCGCGAAGCAGCCCGCAAAGCTCGCGATATGACTCGTCGCAAAGGTGTTTTAGATGGCCTGGGGCTCCCTGGAAAGTTGGCAGATTGCCAAGAAAAGGACCCCACAAAATCAGAGTTGTTTATTGTCGAGGGAGATTCCGCGGGCGGCTCTGCAAAGCAGGGACGAGATCGTCGCTTCCAGGCGATTCTTCCTCTCAAAGGAAAAATCTTGAATGTGGAGAAGGCGCGCTTCGACAAAATGCTGGCAAGCCAAGAGGTGGTTACTTTAATTACTGTGCTTGGGACCGGCATCGGCGCTGAAGAATATAAGGCCGACAAACTCCGTTATCACCGCATTATCATCATGACCGACGCGGACGTAGATGGAAGCCACATACGTACGCTTTTACTCACCTTCTTCTATAGACAGATGCCAGAGTTAATTGAACGAGGCCACATCTATATTGCTCAACCACCTTTATACAAGGTCAAGTTTGGCAAGAATGAGCAATATATTAAAGATGACGCCGAACTCAACCAATTGCTTTTGAAAATTGCCCTTGAGTCAGCATCACTCCAAACCCCCACGGGTGAAATCATTGAGGGCGCCGCATTGGACGAGTTGGCCAAACACTATCAAGTGATTCAGTCTATTGTTGATCGCCTATCACGAACTATTGACGAAGACGCTTTGCGCGCCATTGCCTCTGGCACCCAATTAAATTTAGATACAGAAAAGTCAGCCCAAGAATCTGCTGAGCGCTTGCGCGTTGCGCTCGCAGAATCCTTAAACCCACTAGCGCTTCCACCTGAAATCACTGTTCAAAAAGAAGAGCGCACAGATCGCTACAAGTTGCTTTTATCTCGCCGGATTCATGGCAATCTGAAACTATCGGCTATTAACTCCGATTTTGTTCATGGAGATGACTATCAAAGCTTGGCCAATGCGGCTGCGGTTTTATCTGGCAAGGTGTTGCCGGGCTCGAAGGTGCGCCGCGGAGACCCAGACAAAAACCAAAAAGAGCAATCGACTCAAAACTTTAGGACTGCCTTTGCGTGGCTACTTTCTGAGGCTGAGCGCGTTCTTAGTCGTCAGCGCTATAAAGGCCTTGGCGAGATGAATCCCTCGCAGTTGTGGGAAACCACAATGGACGCAGGATCACGCACCTTACTCCAAGTCAAAATTGAAGATGCGATTACTGCCGACCAGGTCTTCACTACCCTAATGGGTGATGAGGTTGAGCCGCGCCGCGCCTTTATTGAAAAAAATGCCTTAATTGCGCGCAATTTGGATGTTTGA
- a CDS encoding SET domain-containing protein gives MGKKKLAVPKIDRSRIVVKSSPIHGKGVFVAKPIKKGDAIIEYKGEIISWKLAEKRHPHNPKDPNHTFYFSLEDGRCIDAKYGGNAARWINHSCKPICETQEDSFGGEPRVFIYAKRDLKVGEELFYDYSLGVDGRLTKQMKKDYECRCGAKKCRGTMLSLDKK, from the coding sequence ATGGGTAAAAAGAAATTAGCAGTCCCAAAAATTGATCGCTCACGCATTGTTGTTAAGTCTTCACCAATTCATGGAAAAGGTGTTTTTGTTGCGAAGCCGATTAAAAAGGGCGATGCGATCATTGAGTACAAAGGCGAGATAATTAGTTGGAAGTTGGCAGAAAAGCGCCACCCGCACAACCCAAAAGACCCAAACCACACCTTTTACTTTTCACTAGAAGATGGCCGCTGTATTGATGCGAAGTATGGTGGAAACGCTGCTCGCTGGATTAACCATTCATGTAAGCCAATTTGTGAAACTCAGGAGGATAGCTTCGGTGGCGAGCCCCGTGTGTTTATCTACGCCAAAAGAGACCTTAAGGTGGGTGAGGAGCTTTTTTATGACTACTCCCTTGGGGTTGATGGTCGCCTTACCAAACAAATGAAAAAAGATTATGAGTGCCGTTGTGGCGCCAAAAAATGTCGAGGCACCATGTTGTCTCTCGATAAGAAGTAA
- a CDS encoding DUF3717 domain-containing protein — protein MLFITIQDLEAAINYWRSQSPAIGEELHLCPEAAALAKPYALMIVQGAQRVPVDVLDEMARLAIQKFLNNT, from the coding sequence ATGCTGTTCATTACCATTCAGGATTTAGAGGCTGCCATTAATTATTGGCGCAGCCAATCGCCCGCAATTGGTGAAGAGCTTCACTTGTGTCCAGAGGCTGCCGCTCTTGCTAAGCCATATGCTCTTATGATTGTTCAGGGGGCGCAAAGGGTTCCTGTGGATGTTTTGGATGAGATGGCAAGATTGGCAATCCAAAAGTTTTTAAACAATACCTAG
- a CDS encoding ABC transporter ATP-binding protein — protein MDGYKDLSLQETILKTIGLGKTFKGFSAVSDVNLDVARGTIHALIGPNGAGKTTCFNLLTKFLEPSSGQILFNGFDITKERPAQIARRGVVRSFQISAVFPHLTVLENVRVALQRGLGTEFHFWKSGNSLNVLNERAEQLLLEVGLADFAHEETLNLAYGRKRALEIATTMAMEPELMLLDEPTQGMGHEDVERVTELIDRVAKGRTILMVEHNMKVVSSIADRITVLQRGSVLAEGSYQEVSNNPLVVEAYMGSHGSDGT, from the coding sequence ATGGATGGGTATAAGGATTTGAGTTTGCAAGAAACAATATTAAAAACAATTGGCCTTGGAAAGACGTTCAAAGGCTTTTCCGCGGTAAGCGATGTCAACCTAGATGTTGCTCGGGGAACCATTCACGCCCTTATTGGGCCCAATGGTGCCGGCAAAACAACTTGTTTTAACCTCCTTACCAAGTTTTTAGAGCCCTCCAGTGGCCAGATTTTATTTAATGGCTTCGACATTACCAAAGAACGACCAGCCCAAATTGCGCGTCGTGGGGTTGTCCGCTCATTCCAAATTTCAGCTGTTTTTCCACACCTTACCGTTTTAGAGAATGTTCGTGTTGCACTGCAGCGAGGATTGGGCACCGAATTTCACTTTTGGAAGTCTGGAAACTCGCTAAACGTGCTCAATGAGCGCGCTGAACAGCTTTTGTTAGAGGTCGGTTTGGCAGACTTTGCCCACGAAGAAACGCTAAACCTAGCCTATGGTCGCAAAAGAGCTTTAGAGATTGCCACCACCATGGCAATGGAGCCCGAATTAATGTTGTTGGATGAGCCAACACAGGGCATGGGGCACGAGGATGTTGAGCGCGTTACCGAGCTAATCGATCGGGTTGCTAAAGGCCGCACCATTTTGATGGTTGAGCACAATATGAAGGTCGTTTCCTCTATAGCAGACCGCATCACAGTATTGCAGCGAGGGTCTGTGCTGGCTGAAGGTTCCTACCAAGAGGTTTCCAATAACCCCTTAGTAGTTGAGGCTTACATGGGCAGTCATGGGAGTGATGGCACATGA
- a CDS encoding ABC transporter ATP-binding protein translates to MSTMALEVKNLESWYGESHILHGVNFAVRDGEVVTLLGRNGAGRSTILKTILGLTSKRTGSVEIYGNQTIAMPTYKIARLGAGYCPEERGIFASLSAEENLLLLPDIASGGMGLDEIYEMFPNLYERRNSPGTRLSGGEQQMLAMARILRTGAKLLLLDEITEGLAPVIVQKLGEVVTNLRNKGFTIVLVEQNFRFAAPLADRHYVVEHGNVVEVVNQNELTEKASLLNEYLGV, encoded by the coding sequence ATGAGTACGATGGCGTTGGAGGTTAAAAACCTCGAGTCTTGGTATGGTGAGTCCCACATTCTTCATGGTGTGAATTTTGCTGTTCGTGATGGTGAGGTGGTTACTCTTCTGGGTCGCAATGGTGCTGGTCGCAGCACTATCTTAAAAACCATTTTGGGCCTGACTAGTAAAAGAACGGGTTCGGTAGAAATTTATGGCAACCAAACCATTGCAATGCCAACCTACAAAATTGCCCGCTTGGGTGCTGGTTATTGCCCGGAAGAGCGTGGTATCTTTGCCAGCCTAAGTGCTGAGGAGAATTTGTTGCTCTTGCCAGACATTGCTTCTGGCGGCATGGGCTTAGATGAAATTTATGAAATGTTTCCTAACTTGTACGAGCGACGCAACAGCCCTGGCACAAGGCTGTCGGGTGGTGAGCAGCAAATGCTCGCAATGGCACGCATTCTGAGAACGGGCGCAAAACTGTTGTTGTTGGATGAGATTACCGAAGGTTTGGCGCCAGTGATTGTTCAAAAGTTGGGAGAGGTGGTTACCAATTTGCGGAACAAGGGTTTCACGATTGTGTTGGTGGAGCAAAACTTCCGCTTCGCCGCCCCTTTGGCTGATCGGCATTATGTGGTTGAGCACGGCAATGTAGTTGAGGTTGTCAATCAAAATGAGCTTACGGAAAAAGCAAGTTTATTAAATGAGTATCTTGGTGTTTAG
- a CDS encoding ABC transporter substrate-binding protein, with protein sequence MKLKQITACLVAATFFGSNPAFSQTAKVSGDVVKIGVLTDLSSIYSDLAGPGAVIAAKMAIADFSKDGTVIGKKIELLSADHQNKADIAANKAREWYDKDGVDVIVELVSTNVALAVMEVAEQKNKITLVSGAASLPITNEKCTANNVHWTYDTYALSNGTAKAVVKQGKKNWYFLSADYAFGAALERDATNVINANGGKVLGTSKHPFPNSDFSSYLLKAQASGADVVALANAGQDTINSVKQASEFGINKKQTVVPLLMFISDVHSLGLNAAQGMYLTEGFYWDKDDKTRAFAKRFILQHKRMPTSVQAGVYSSVLAYLAAVQKAGSDDTQAVMKVLKSTNIDDGLFKGKIRADGKFEHDMYLLEVKKPSESTSPWDYYNVKAVIPAAEATQPLSLSRCKLVTNK encoded by the coding sequence ATGAAGTTAAAGCAAATTACCGCATGCCTGGTGGCGGCAACCTTTTTTGGTTCAAACCCAGCATTTTCACAAACCGCTAAAGTCAGTGGTGACGTAGTCAAGATTGGTGTTTTGACCGACCTATCTTCAATCTACTCTGATCTCGCCGGCCCCGGTGCTGTGATTGCAGCAAAAATGGCTATTGCCGATTTTTCAAAGGATGGCACGGTTATTGGTAAGAAGATTGAGTTGCTTAGTGCTGATCATCAAAATAAGGCGGATATTGCTGCTAACAAAGCGCGTGAGTGGTACGACAAAGATGGTGTGGATGTGATTGTTGAATTGGTATCCACCAACGTTGCGCTCGCCGTAATGGAAGTAGCAGAACAAAAGAACAAGATCACTTTGGTGTCTGGCGCAGCTTCTTTGCCAATCACTAATGAAAAATGTACTGCTAATAACGTGCACTGGACCTATGACACTTATGCGCTTTCAAACGGCACTGCCAAGGCTGTTGTAAAGCAGGGTAAAAAGAATTGGTACTTCCTTTCTGCTGACTATGCTTTTGGTGCCGCCTTGGAGAGAGACGCGACGAACGTTATTAATGCTAACGGTGGCAAGGTATTGGGAACCAGTAAGCACCCATTTCCGAATAGCGACTTCTCTTCATATCTCCTAAAAGCCCAAGCAAGTGGCGCAGATGTTGTTGCCTTGGCAAATGCGGGCCAAGACACAATTAACTCTGTTAAGCAGGCTTCCGAGTTTGGCATCAACAAAAAGCAAACCGTTGTACCTTTGTTGATGTTTATTTCAGATGTTCATTCTTTGGGTTTGAATGCTGCTCAAGGTATGTACTTAACCGAAGGTTTCTATTGGGATAAAGATGACAAGACACGTGCGTTCGCCAAACGTTTTATTCTGCAACATAAGCGTATGCCGACCAGCGTTCAAGCCGGTGTTTATTCTTCGGTCCTTGCTTACTTGGCTGCAGTTCAGAAGGCGGGCTCTGATGATACTCAAGCGGTAATGAAGGTTTTGAAATCCACCAATATTGACGACGGTTTGTTTAAAGGAAAAATTCGTGCTGACGGTAAGTTTGAGCATGACATGTACTTGCTAGAAGTGAAGAAGCCATCTGAATCTACCAGCCCTTGGGATTATTACAACGTCAAAGCTGTGATTCCAGCTGCTGAGGCAACACAACCACTTTCATTGTCACGATGCAAGCTGGTTACTAACAAGTAA
- a CDS encoding branched-chain amino acid ABC transporter permease, translated as MFELLGITPQGLVAQLLVGLINGSFYAILSLGLAIIFGLLNIINFSHGAQYTMGAFVAWIGLTQIGQWLGFPEFSINYWFALILVPLVMAGFGLILERTMLKRLYHLDHLYGLLLTFGLALIIEGMFRHWYGISGESYPAPELLQGVIPLESIGIILPKYRLWVVVASLVVCFFTWYVIERTKLGSYLRAGTENPKLLQAFGINVPLMISLAYAYGVGLAGFAGVLAAPIFQVNPLMGSNLIIVVFAVVVIGGMGSIMGSILTGLALGLIEGLTKVFYPEASGVVIFVIMAIVLLIRPAGLFGREK; from the coding sequence ATGTTTGAACTTCTTGGAATTACCCCACAAGGGCTGGTTGCCCAGCTCTTAGTGGGGCTTATTAATGGCTCTTTCTATGCCATTTTGAGCTTGGGCCTTGCTATTATTTTTGGCTTACTCAACATCATTAATTTTTCGCATGGTGCTCAGTACACTATGGGAGCTTTTGTTGCGTGGATTGGTTTGACTCAAATTGGCCAATGGCTTGGCTTTCCTGAGTTCTCAATTAACTATTGGTTTGCATTAATTTTGGTGCCCTTGGTGATGGCGGGTTTTGGTTTAATTCTCGAGCGCACAATGCTCAAGCGCTTATACCATCTTGATCACCTTTATGGTTTGTTGTTAACTTTTGGTTTGGCCCTGATTATTGAGGGCATGTTCCGCCATTGGTATGGAATTTCTGGTGAGAGTTATCCAGCCCCTGAATTACTACAAGGCGTTATTCCATTAGAGTCGATTGGCATTATTTTGCCTAAATATCGCTTGTGGGTAGTAGTTGCCTCTTTAGTGGTTTGTTTCTTTACTTGGTATGTAATTGAGAGAACGAAGCTGGGCTCTTATCTTCGCGCTGGAACTGAAAATCCAAAACTACTTCAGGCATTTGGCATTAACGTACCTTTAATGATTTCTTTGGCCTATGCCTATGGTGTTGGCCTGGCTGGTTTTGCTGGTGTTTTGGCTGCACCTATTTTTCAAGTTAACCCACTGATGGGTTCGAATCTAATTATTGTGGTTTTTGCAGTAGTCGTGATTGGCGGCATGGGCTCCATCATGGGCTCCATCTTGACTGGCCTTGCCTTAGGTTTGATTGAGGGCTTAACCAAAGTGTTTTATCCAGAAGCATCTGGTGTGGTTATTTTTGTGATTATGGCAATTGTGTTGCTCATTCGTCCTGCTGGACTTTTCGGCCGGGAGAAATAA
- a CDS encoding branched-chain amino acid ABC transporter permease, producing the protein MSSKIKLLYGILVLIALLMPFQDFIYLVFAMKVLCFALFACAFNLLLGFTGLLSFGHAAFFGTSAYITAYLCKEAGLSPELGIVFGVLSSGILGFLIGSLAIRRQGIYFAMVTLALSQMVYFLAVQLPFTGGEDGIQGVPRGLLFGLIDLKDDVNMYYFVLVIFLLGFALIVRTVHSPFGQVLKAIRENEPRAVSLGYDVDRFKLISFVISAALAGLAGSLKTLVFQLATLTDVHWHMSGEVVLMTLLGGMGTILGPVVGAGIVVGLQNYLANIGSWSTIATGFIFVICVLAFRRGVVGEITHFFKNKN; encoded by the coding sequence GTGAGCTCAAAAATAAAATTGCTTTATGGCATTTTGGTTTTAATTGCTTTGCTGATGCCTTTTCAGGACTTCATCTATTTAGTCTTTGCCATGAAGGTCTTGTGTTTCGCGCTTTTCGCTTGTGCTTTTAATTTATTACTAGGCTTTACGGGACTTCTTTCTTTTGGTCACGCTGCATTTTTCGGAACATCTGCCTATATCACCGCCTACCTTTGCAAAGAGGCTGGCTTGTCTCCTGAGCTTGGAATTGTGTTTGGCGTGCTGAGCTCGGGTATTTTGGGTTTTTTGATTGGCTCTTTAGCAATTCGTCGGCAAGGAATTTATTTTGCGATGGTGACATTGGCGCTCTCCCAAATGGTTTACTTCTTGGCTGTACAACTTCCATTCACCGGTGGCGAGGACGGCATTCAAGGGGTGCCACGCGGCTTATTGTTTGGTTTGATTGACTTGAAAGACGACGTCAATATGTATTACTTTGTTCTGGTTATTTTCTTGCTCGGATTTGCTTTGATTGTTCGAACTGTGCACTCTCCATTTGGCCAGGTCTTAAAAGCGATTCGTGAAAACGAACCTCGCGCAGTTTCTTTAGGTTATGACGTTGATCGTTTCAAACTCATTTCTTTTGTAATTTCAGCAGCGCTCGCGGGCCTCGCGGGTTCTTTGAAAACCCTAGTCTTTCAGTTGGCAACATTGACTGATGTCCATTGGCATATGTCGGGAGAGGTTGTTTTAATGACTCTGTTGGGCGGCATGGGAACCATTCTTGGTCCAGTGGTCGGCGCGGGCATTGTGGTTGGTTTGCAAAACTATCTAGCCAATATTGGATCCTGGAGCACTATTGCAACCGGATTCATTTTTGTGATTTGTGTTTTGGCCTTCCGTCGTGGTGTTGTTGGCGAAATCACCCACTTTTTTAAGAACAAGAACTAA